CATCGCGGCCCCGACCGAGACGATGAAGGTGATCGAGCAACTGGTCGAAAGCCTCGACACGGTCGCGGCGGCCCGGTCCTACGTGAACGTGTTCCAGCTTTCTAAGGGAGCGGACGCAAACCTCACGGCGAACCTGATCGCCCAACTGTTCACCGGTCAGGGTCGGCAAGCGAACACCAACATCGGCACACAGGGGCTCGGGAACACCAACCAGGCGCGCCCGCTCCTGGTTCTCACCGGCAACCCGGCCGACGGAGCCTCGCTCATCGACCTGCGGTTGTCCGTGGACGACCGCACGAACAGCCTCATCGTGGCCGGCTCGCTCAACGATCTCGACACCATCCGCGCCATCATCGCGCGCCTGGAAGGGACCGACGCCCAGGCCCGGTACCACGAGGTCGTCAAACTGCGGAACGCCGCCGCCGCGGACGTGGCCACCGCCCTGCAAACGTTCTTCACGAATTCGCTCGCGGCCTACACGGGGGCGCAGTTCACCAGCGTCTACCAGCAGCTCCAGCGCAACGTGGTGGTGATCGCGGAGCCGGTGAGCAACACGGTGCTCATCGCCGCGACCCCGCAGTACTTCGGCGAGATCAAGCGGATCATCGACAAGATCGATTCGCAGCCGCCGCAGGTGGTGATCCAGGTGACCATCGCCGAAGTGCAGTTGAACAACACCGAAGAGGCCGGGGTGGAACTGGGGCTCCAGACCCCGGTGCTGTTCAACCGCGGCACGGGGCTGAACTTCAACACCACCGCCGCGCTGCCGAACGTGGCGGTCAGCGAAGGGACCGTCGGGTTCCAGGGGCTCGGGAACCTGGGCGTCGGGCGCACGTCTCCCACGCAGGGCGTCGGCGGGTTCGTGTTCTCCGCGTCCAGCGACACGTTCAGCCTCCTGGTCCGGGCGCTCAAGGCGCAGGGCCGGGTGGACGTGCTCAGCCGCCCGCAGGTCCAGGTGGCGGACAACCAGACCGGGTACATGAACGTCGGTCAGAAGTTCCCGGTCGCGACCGGGTCCACGATCACCAACGGGCTGTCCCAACAGGGGATCAACTACGTCGACATAGGGATCACACTCCAGGTCACGCCGCGCGTGAACCCGGACGGCAAGGTGCTGATGCGGGTCGAGCCGACCGTGTCCAGCGTCCAACCCGGGTCCGTCAGCGTGGGCGGCATTCAGGCGGCCGTGTTCAACCAGCAAACGGTGCAGACGACCGTGCTCGCCTCCGACGGCGAAACGATTGTGCTCGGCGGGTTGATTAGCCGACAAGAGACCCGCAACGAGACCGGCATCCCGTACATGAAGGACATTCCTTACGTCGGGTCGCTGTTCCGGTACCGCACGCACACGCTCCAGCGGCGCGAGATCCTGGTGATCATGACGCCGCACATCGTCCGCAACGAGTACGACCAGGCCCGTATCCTGGCGGAAGAGTCGGCCAAGATGAAGTGGTGCTTGCCCGAAGTGGCCGCGGCGCACACCCACGGGATGGAGGTCATGGGGCCGGCGTCCCAAGGCGCCCGTCCGGTTCCCGTGGGCGGACCGCAGGGCGGCGCTCAGCAACCCGCACCCGGCCCCGCGTACTTCGGCACGTTCAACCCGATCCCGCTCGACGGAACCTCGGCGTACCAGCCCGGGGTCGCGCCGGGCACGCTGCAACCGGGCACGTTGCAACCGGCGTACATCCCGCCGAGTGCGCAACCGGGTGCGGTACAGCCGAATCACCTGATGCCGCCGGGCGGCGCGGCCATTCTGCCGATGGCGCCCCAGTCGATGCAATCGGGCACCCCGATGCCGGGGCAACCCATACCGGGAACGGGGACACTTCCTCCGCTCCCGGGCGCACCCGGAGCAATGGCCCCGCAACTGTGGCCGACCCAGCCCACCGCGGGCGTGATGCCGATCAGCGCGACTCAGCCGACGTTCGCGCCCCCGGCTTCAACTCAAGCGGTGGTGCAACCGGGCTTCGTGCAGCCAACGACGGCCCCGGTGTACCCGCAATCGATCCCGGTTCAGCCCGCACCGGTGGGTTACACGATGCAAGTGCCCGGTGCGCCGGTACAGCCCGTAGCGCCCCCCGGGGCACCGAACACCGCGGGGCGCGGGTTCACGATGGTCGGCGGTGCGCCCGCTCCGGCGGCACCCACTCAACCACAACCGGCAACGGGTAAGGACACCCCGCCGGCGGACAAGAAGCCGCTTCCCAAAACCACGGAGGGTACGCAATGGGGTACCGGAAACAACATCTTCCGTTGATCGTGTTGGCGTCCGGGATGCTGGCCCTCGGTAGCGGCTGCACGACCACGGGCGCGACCGACGCGAAGAAGATCGAGTCGAAGAAGCCCGACGTGATGCAACCGGGCGTGCTGCCGCCGCCCCAGGAAACGACCCGCCCGGTGTCCGCTGTGGGACCGGGTGGGGCGGTGGTCCCGGCCTCCGGAACTACCACGGCTATGTCCGTGGGGAACCCGCAAGCGCCCGCGGAGCCCGCGTCGCCACTCACGAAACTGACCTCGCGCCCCGAGCGCAAGGTGGTCGCGACCGAGATGGCGGTGGGCTGGCAGAACCGGATCGCCTCGCTACCGGACCCGGTGCGCGCCGGGCGCGTGAGTCCGGGCATCGTGGGCCAGATGTTCCTCTTCGGAGGGACGAAATTGGAGTTCGCCCAGGCCGACGGTACGCTCACCGTGGACCTGGTCGACGAGACCCCGCGCCAACCGGGGCAGCCCGCGGCCAAGCCCGAACGGTGGCAGTTCAGCAAGGAGATCTTGCGGAACTTGCAGGCCCGCGACGAAACGTTCGGGAAGAGCTACGTGCTGTTCCTCCCGTGGCCGTCGTACACGCCGGACGTCACGCGGGTGCGGATTTCCGCCCGTTACGACCCGGAGAACGGCCACACGCTGTTCTCGACGCCGAACAACATCACGTTCGACACGAGCGTGTCGCAAGACCCGCGCATGTGGGCCGAAAAGTCGAACGTGTCGACGCCGATTGTTCCCGGAAAGCCGCTCGGTGCCGGTTCAATGCCGGGGCTGGGCGGGGTGACGACGAGTGGCGTGATGCCGATTTCCGGCGCGGCGGGCGCGCCGATCCCGCTCGGCGGGGCGACGACGCCTGGCACGATGATGCCGATTCAGTCGAACGGACCGGCCCCAATGGTGCCCATCCCGCAGGGCGGCGCCATGTTGCCGATCCAACCGAACGGTGCGGCCCCGATGATGCCGATTCAGCCGAACGGCGCCATGATGCCGATCCCGCCGGGTACGGTTCCGGCGGGTGCGCCGAGCACGGCTCCCGCAGCGCCGGTGGGTGTAGTTCCGGTAATTCCAGCGGCCCCAACGACCGTGGCTCCGACAGCGGCGCCCACGAACCCGGCGCCGCTGCCCGATGGGTTGCCCCCGCTCACCATCACGCTGCCCACGCGACAGTGAGTTGGTGACGAACAGTTAGAGCCGGGTGCGCGAGTGGCCGGAGGCGTTGCGTTACAAGCGCAAAACCTCCGGCCACTCGCGCACCCGGCTCGCCTTTGTTTCCCCGCGCCCGACAATGCACCTGTCCGCTGTGCGAACCCGGGGAGCGCATGACCGAGCCGATACTGGCGACCGAAAATCTGACCAAAGACTACGGCTCGTTCCGCGCGCTGAACGCCCTCACCCTTTCCGTCAACCCGGGCGAAGTGGTCGGGTTGCTCGGCCCCAACGGGTCGGGCAAGTCCACGGCCCTGCGGCTCGTGCTCGGCTTCCTCCGCCCGACGAACGGTCGCGCGAGCATCGGCGGGGTCGACTGCTGGGCCGATAGTGTCGAGGCGCGCAAGCGGGTCGCGTACCTGCCGGGCGAACTGCGGCTCTACGACACCATGACCGGCCGCCGACTCGTCACGTTCCTCGCACAACTCCGGGGTGACGTTCCCGGCCCCGAGATCGACGACCTCGCGAAGAAACTGGACATCGACATCGACCGGCCGCTCACGCAGATGTCCAGTGGTATGAAGCGGAAGGTGGCGCTGCTTGCGGTGCTGGTGCCGAAGGTTCCGCTCATCATCCTCGACGAGCCGACGAACACGCTCGATCCCACGATGCGCGACGAACTGCTCGACCAACTCAAGGCCGCGCGCGACCGCGGTCAGGCGGTCCTGTTCTCGTCGCACGTCCTCCAGGAAGTCGAAGCGGTGTGTGATCGGGTCGCGGTTCTGCGCCGCGGGGAACTGGTTCACGTGCAGGAAATGAGTTCGTTGCGCGAGGGCCGGAACGTGAGCGCGCGACTCACCGGTGCCCCGCCCGCTCTCGGTCCCGGTGGGGCGCCCCTTGATGCGAACGCGATCACGACCGACGGGCGCCTCCAGTTGACGTTCCGCGGCCCGCTCCCCGCGCTCCTCGACTGGCTCGCGAAGCAACCGCTCACGGACTTAGTAATCGAGCCACAGGGCCTGACACCGATCTACAAGAAGTTCCACGGCTAACCGGGCGAACGGCCGGCGTGAGTCGGCTGGTCAGAACTCGCAGAGCACGTGTCACTCTCACCAGCCGGCTCGCGCCGGCCGTTCGCCGGAAGCACACATGACCATAATTCTCGTCCGCAAACTGCTCCGCGACGTGCGCCCCGCGTTCATCGCGGTGTCCGTCATCCTGTTCGCGTTCGCGATGCTTTGGGTGAAGATCACGCAGCGCGTGACGACCGAGATCGCACCGATGTTCAAGATCGTTTCCACGGTCGCGATGGGCGACCCGAAGCGCTTCGAGAACCTGATGATGCGCGGGCCGAGCAAGGTGTCCCAGGCCGCTCTTGGGTGGGGCGAAATCAACTTCGAGCGCCCGACCGAGTTCCTGTCCATCGGGATGCTGCACCCGATCGTCCTCATCCTGTCCGTGGTGTGGTGCGTGGGGCGCGGGGCCAGTGCGGTAGCCGGCGAACTCGACCGCGGTACGATGGAACTGCTCATGTCGCAACCGGTCCCGCGGAACCGGTTGCTACTCGCTCACCTGATTGTCGATTGTGTAGTGCTACCCGCGCTGTGCTTGGCGTTCTTCGCGGGCACGCAGTTCGGCCTCGCAACGGCCGGCCCGTTCGTGCCGAACTACACCGCGCTGGACGAGATCCCGCAGTTGAAGAGCCTCCCGCGCGACACGACACCGCTGGAGGTCAGCGGAATGGGCGAGATTCCGGGGCTAGTCAATACGCTCGCGCTGATGTTCGCGATCAGCGGCATGACGCTCGCAATGTCCGCGTTCGGCCGGAGCCGGTGGTGGGTGGTGGGGCTCGCGGTGCTGGTACTGGTGGTGATGTTTGTGGGGAACACGATCGGTCAGTTGTGGGAACCGGCCGGGTTCGTGCGCCCGCTGACGTTCTTCTACTACTACCAACCCCAGCGCGCGATGATCGCGGACGTCTGGACCGTCGATCTCAACAAGTCGTGGGATCTTGGGGGGAGCTTCTTCGTGCCCGCGGTCGGGGTGCTGTTCGCGGTGGGGGCCGCGGGTTACGCGCTCGCGTTACGAACATTTACCCGCCGCGATCTCCCGGCCCCACTGTGAGTTACGGCTTGTTGAGATTTGTGCCGGGCGAAAACTTCCGCGGTTGGCGTTGACAACTTTTGTGAACCCGTCCAGTATACCCAGAAGTTCTGCCTCTTCTCTGTTCCGGCCCCATCGTATTGAGGCGCAAGCCAAAATACGATGGGGTTTTCTTCATCGTCTTCACACTTCCTACTTCTTTCGGGATCGTTGGTTGCACTGTCTTCTGTTCTCGGCGCTTGGCTATACTGTGACCTTACGAACGTGTGCGCCCCGGGAGCAGGTGTCGTGCAACCGCCCGCAAATTCCACAAGTCCTGCGAACCTCGACGACCCGGCCCTCTACATCAACCGCGACCTGAGCTGGTTGGATTTCAACCGGCGCGTGCTGGAAGAGGCCCAAGACCCGACCGTTCCCATGCTGGAGCGGCTGAAGTTCCTCGCGATCTTCAGCTCGAACCTGGACGAGTTCTTCATGGTCCGGGTGGGCGGGATTCAACAGAAGGTCCAGGCCAACATTCCGATCGGGTCCGGGGCCGATCAGTTGTCCCCGCGGGTGCAACTGGAACAGGTACGAACCACCACGCGCGAACTCGTAACCGAGCAGTATCGCGTGCTGCACGAGGAGGTGCTACCGGCGCTGGCCGGGCGCGGGATCGTGCTCCGCACCGCCGACCAACTCTCGGAGGCGGACCGCGCGCACGTCCGCGAGCTGTTCACGCGGGAGATTTTTCCTGTCCTGACGCCGCTCTCGACCGATCCGGCGCACCCGTTCCCGCACCTCCAGAACAAGTCCCTCAACCTCGCCGTCGTCCTGCACCGGCCCAACGACGCCGACCCGCTCTACGCGGTCGTTCAGGTGCCCAGCGTGCTCCCGCGCTTCTTACCCCTACCCGTGCCCCGGGCGGAAACGCCCGGCCCGACCGAGGAGAAGGTGAAGGCGGGTACGAACGGTGAGACCTCGGGCGTGATCCCCTTCGCCTCGCGCCCCATCCCGCTCGCCCCGACGCCGCACGCATTTTTGCCACTCGAAGACGCGATCCGCCTGCACCTGCGGGAACTGTTCCCGGGATTGGAGATCGGGAACGCGGTCGCGTTCCGCGTGACGCGGGACAGTGAGTACGAAATCGACGACGAAGTGGACGACCTGCTCGAAGAGATCGAGGCCCACGTTCGCGCGCGGCGCCGGGGGCACCCGGTGCGCCTGGAGATCGACAACGGCG
This region of Gemmata massiliana genomic DNA includes:
- a CDS encoding ABC transporter ATP-binding protein, with product MTEPILATENLTKDYGSFRALNALTLSVNPGEVVGLLGPNGSGKSTALRLVLGFLRPTNGRASIGGVDCWADSVEARKRVAYLPGELRLYDTMTGRRLVTFLAQLRGDVPGPEIDDLAKKLDIDIDRPLTQMSSGMKRKVALLAVLVPKVPLIILDEPTNTLDPTMRDELLDQLKAARDRGQAVLFSSHVLQEVEAVCDRVAVLRRGELVHVQEMSSLREGRNVSARLTGAPPALGPGGAPLDANAITTDGRLQLTFRGPLPALLDWLAKQPLTDLVIEPQGLTPIYKKFHG
- a CDS encoding ABC transporter permease subunit, whose translation is MTIILVRKLLRDVRPAFIAVSVILFAFAMLWVKITQRVTTEIAPMFKIVSTVAMGDPKRFENLMMRGPSKVSQAALGWGEINFERPTEFLSIGMLHPIVLILSVVWCVGRGASAVAGELDRGTMELLMSQPVPRNRLLLAHLIVDCVVLPALCLAFFAGTQFGLATAGPFVPNYTALDEIPQLKSLPRDTTPLEVSGMGEIPGLVNTLALMFAISGMTLAMSAFGRSRWWVVGLAVLVLVVMFVGNTIGQLWEPAGFVRPLTFFYYYQPQRAMIADVWTVDLNKSWDLGGSFFVPAVGVLFAVGAAGYALALRTFTRRDLPAPL